The genome window CTCTGGCAACAGGGGCAGGAAGGATGTGGGCATGGGGTTGGGGTGCATGTGGCTAGGGCATGATGCCTACTAGGGTAGGGGGTGGAGGTACTTGGCATTTTGGGGAGTATAACCCAACACAGAGAAGCTCAGCCTTCAAGATGAAGGCTGCAGGGTCATGGGCACAAGCATGGCATGCAGAATTCTAGAGACTTCTGCACACTCATTTAGAGCAGGGTAGTTGACGCAGGCCAGCCGTTTCCCATTGActaccttctcctcctctcccctctcctccccagtggCCCCCCGCAAGGAGTTTGCTGTGACCATGAGACCCACAGAAGCAAGCGAGAGGTGCCGGCTTCGGGGATCCTATACTCTCCGTGCTGGGGAGAGTGCCCTGGAGCTGTGGGGCGGCCCTGAGCCGGGCACCCAGCTGTATGACTGGCCCTACAGATTCCTGCGGCGCTTCGGGCGTGACAAGGTGAGCAGGGGCCGCAGTGGGGCAGgttgagagaaaggaagagttaTGAGAGAAAAGAGATTGTCAGGGCAAGGGGGAccccaaaggaagagagaatgggaggaggagggaaagcagcCAGCCAAGGGGATGGAGAGAGAcccaggggaaggagagtgagagcgtgtgagaaggggagagaagagggagtggaggtgaggaaggaggagatgagAAGAGGTAGAGAGAAGATAGAGGGGTAAAGAGCAGCTGACGTTGTTGAGGACGGACTATGTGCCAAGCTCCGAACTTGAGTGGATGGGAGTGAGaatgaagggagagaagggagatgagagagaactTTGCTTGTAAGGAAGAAAcatggagggaggggaaatgggtTCCCAGTGGAGGGAAGTTGGAGTTGATAGGTTTGTGGTTGGGAGCTGGGTCCGGGAGAAGCAACCCCGCCCTCTGGCCTGGCCAacatctccctttcctcctccacacAGGTTACCTTTTCCTTTGAGGCAGGCCGGCGCTGCAGCTCAGGAGAGGGCAACTTTGAGTTCGAAACCCGGCAAGGCAATGAGATCTTCTTGGCCCTGGAAGAGGCCATCTCTGCCCAGAAGAATGCTGCCCCTCCTGGGCTCCAAACGCAGCCAACCACAGTCCCTATGGTGCTGCCCCAACCGGAGAGCCCCTACTCCCGGCCCCATGACTCACTGCCACCACCATCGCCCACCGTCCCACTGCCAGCGCCCCAGCCACGGGGCCCGGAGGGGGAATACGCAGTGCCCTTCGATGCGGTGGCCCGTAACCTGGGGAAGAGCTTGAGGGGCATCCTGGCggttcctccccagccccccgtTGACCCTCTGTACGACAGCATTGAGGAGCACCCACCCCCGCAACCTGACCACATATATGATGAGCCTGAGGGAGTGGCTGCCCTGTCCCTGTATGACAGCCCAAGGGCGCCCCGGGGTaaggcctggaggaggcaggcccaAGCTGATGGGGACCCCAGTGGCCTCAAGCATGTCTACCCAGGGGGGCAGGACTTTTCTTCCTCTGGCTGGCCACAGGGAACCGAGTATGACAATGTCATACTTAAGAAAGGCCCAAAGTGATGGTGGGGGGGCACTGAAGAGATGTGGACCTCATCAAATGCCAGTGCAGAGGGGGTCCAGTACACACGGGGAGGGAGTTAAAGGCTGGTGAGAGGAGTGGGAGCGGGAAGGCAGGTCTCCCATCTGGTTTCTGCTGGTGACCCCTCCTGCCGCTGCATGCCACGAACCTCCCTTTGCCCCTTCTGGAACCCTAGGCTTGGTTTGCCCTCATGTGGGGTCGAGGAACTGCCCCTCCCAAGCCTGCTGCATGAGTCACCATCCCAAAGCAGGAATAGTGCCCCAGGAGAcccaccctcctcctgctccttttccacttcctcttctttctttcctcggCCAAAAGGGAACCTTGGGCGTTGAGAGCCCAGGACAAAAGGAAGTCAGCAAAGCACCCTGGTTCCCTGGCTCCTGCAGGCCTCCTGCCCCATGACGTCCCCTGAAGGGGACAGCCCTGGCTGCTGGCACCCAGGAGGCGGGCTGCAGCTTTCTGCAGGTTTGGGACTTCTCTGTGGCattaaacatttctgaaatattcttgTGTGGTGTGAGTGCTGTTGGGGGGGGGATGGACAGCTACAGCCCTGCTGAGGGTGAACGCTCCAACTGACACCGCCTCAGACAACTGACAACGCTGACACCTCCTCTCCCAGCAGCAAGGTCCTATCTGGGCCTAGGCTGGGTCCCAAGCATCTGTCCACAGAGTTGGAGGTCTGTGGAAGTCAGGACACCCCAGGAAAGATGTTCAAGTGTCTCTAACCCTTTGTTAGTGTAGGGTCAACTCCAGAAAAATAGTAGGgcagccgtgtgtgtgtgtgtgtgtgtgtgaaatgctggactggaagagaggaaagagttgGCAGTAACTGAACCTCCTGTGCCCTAGAAATGGGACCAATCCCACTCAGTCCCTTGCCTTCCCTGAGACTTGCCCTCTCTGTACGAGGGAGTTCCACCATGTGGGCTCTGAGAACGCTTCCGGCTTTGTAACCCTCCGGAGGCCCTTGTGTCTGTTtcccccaggccaggctctgtgccctgTGCTCTCTCCTCTCATCAAAACCTGCTTTCATGGGAAGGTACATCAACGCATCTCTGCTATCAGCCAGTTCGGCTGATACTACAGAGTGCTGTTCTCAAGGCTCCAGATGCCCTGGCCTCAGGATGCTCCCAGCCAGAAGGGGCTGAGACGAGGGCACCGATGTCTACCATGAGAAGGGGACAGAAGTGCCACCAGAGGTGAATCAGGAtgctggagttcagaggagaTAATTGTTCACTGGGGGCTGGAGAAAGGCTTCATACTGAAGGTGGCTTTTAAGGTGGACCTTCAAGGGTGGGGAGGAATTCCTGAAGACTAAGGGGGTGTGAAGAGAACATCTGGGAGGAAGACAGTGTGTGAGtggaggtgtgggggagggtgTCGTGCTCAGGCAAGAGCTTTGCGTTCAAAGTGGAAGGAACGTGGGGAGCCTTGTTGGGAAGGCAGATTCCAACCATGGTGTGGAGGAATTTGTACCTAATTAGAAGAGAAGGAGCAGCAAGGCTTTTGAGAGGAGAGTCCCTAAGAGCTGAGCATTGGGGCAACAACCCCGACAGCACTGTGGAAAGGGACGGGGAAAGGGCGGGTCAGGGGCCCAGTTGGAAGGGGGTGTTCAGAAGAGACCTTGTAGAGATAGGGCCTGCAGATCTTGGAGTTGTACTGGATGTGGAACAGAGAGAAACAGGGTTTCTAGAGAGACTCAGCTTTGGGGAAGAGGGTGAGCTGAGTTCCTGACGTGTCGAGATGAAGATGGCTTTGCTCTGGCCAGCCAGAGGAGTCCTAAAAGCCGCCGGAAAGGCCCTCTGGAGCTCGCTAGGGAGGGGATGAGGTAAGGCTTATCGATGCGCAATCTGTGCTGTGATGGAGCTTCTATCTTGTCCAGTGCCTTTACCCTTATTAATGGAGTTTGAGGCGACGAGTGAGCAGGCTAGAGGGGGCGGGGGGGCTTCTAGGAACACTGCCTCTTTTGTCTGGGCCATAGGGCTGCCCTTGCTGCCACCATCAGTCCCAGCCCCAAAATAcactggaggcaggaaggcctAAGGCCACTGAGGTTTCAATCCTTCCCCTCTCCAGGTGAGGGGTGGCAGCTGGGGGACTCTTAGGCCAAGATGCCACATTTCTGATTTCTGTCAGCAGTGCCTGAGGTGGAcgtcccagcccagcccagcaggggGCAGTGTTAGGCTGTGGAAAAGGCCGCTGGGGGCTTCGCCACTGCCGGGTTTGGGGGCTTGGCTCTGAAGAAGGCAACTGAAATGCTTACAATCCAAAAGAATGGAGGATAATTTGAGGAACGTGCATTTCAGAGCTTGTCCCTTCGGATCCCCAGAAGCCCGCTAGGAGATCTGTGGACCCTAAGCTGAAAattgctcctctcctcccttctctcctcccgcTGGAGATCCAGGGACTTCTAAGTTCTTGGTTCTGATGTTAAGTTTGCTGGAAAGTGGAAGTGGTAGATTGGGGCCTTagggaaaggtggggtgagggctagtggggaggggaagtggaacatttggggaagtggggaggggtaATGAAAGTCCTTGAGACAGTTGTCGAGGATGCTGACCATGCTATCAGAGTCCCTCAAGAAGACATGACCGGGCGCGTGGGTCATCCTGCACAGAACTGTCAGCCAGTGCCAGCGCAGCCAGCCTCAACCACACCATCACCTGCAACATGTGCATCGTTCCTTGGTTCACATGGTGTACCAGCCCCACCagagctgggggccaggaggAATGACACAGACCTGTCCCcacctcatggagctcacatgcATGTAGATGTTTACTGAATGGATTCACGAAGATGTGAGTCTTGAGATCAAGCTCCTCAAACAGAAACAGAGGCAAAGCTCCCTTTGAAGTGTTTCTATGCCACCCTGCCTGTCAAGGGGCAAATTCATAGGTAAGGAAACAGACTGGTCTCAAAGGGGACAGGGCAGTTGTAAGCTCAAGTGACAGTTCCACCAAAAAGGGGTCTTTCGGCTCCAGGGTCTGCTACTTGGCAGCTGTTGACACCACAACATGCTCTGCTGTGACCAGGACACTTAGAACTGCTGTTATTTGCTAATTATTATGGAGAGGTGACATCAAGGCGGGTGAGAGCGACGTTATGATGGTGGCCAGCATGGAGATGTGTGCATGGTTCATATGACTGAGTGGTGCACACGCAGCACACTATTTCattcttcctgctgcttctctcctctctcttgccTCCCTTTGTATTCTCCTTTTCCAGAgcatatgagtgtgtgtatgtgtgtatgtgtgtgtgttggcctGTGGTCCACCCTTATAAGCTGCTCCCAGGCTTATGGCGGGGTGGCCAGGGCCCCCTGGTGAGTTCCCTCTGTAGAGCGTCAGAATATAATAAGGCCCAGATTGCCTGGCCTCTCTGCTCACTCAGATTCCTCCCTGATGGCTGCACTCAAGCTGTTGCTGCCACCACCTTTCAGCCGTGATGCTAACCAGCCTTCTGCCTCTTGCCTCATGGGCGCTGATTCAATTAGCCAAGGTGCCTACCTCCTGCAAGGGCCATTTATAAAATCAACTGGGCAGCTGGAGGCCTCAGGAAGGGTGGGGCTGGGAAGCAAGGGGGGAGGTCAGTGAGCTGGGAGGGGGAGGTAGAGGAATGGGGGTCTGGGAGGGGTATCTGATCCGATCAGCCATCGGGCTGGCTTCCCCCTAGCAGGCAGCTGTCCATCACTGCCCTGCTCCAATCCTCAGCTCCCAGGCTGATCTGATGCTGGCCAGCATGGAGCAGGGCCCATCCATCTCCAGGCTCTGGCTaggcctgcctctctcctccttgcctccctcccacGTCGGGAGCCCTCTTGACACCGGCTCCTGAATCCCGGAGCCAGAGGTAGTTGGTGTGTTTGGGAGGGGAGTGGATGGGAGAGCACTGTGTTCTGAGGGCTTCGCTGGGGAGCTGGAGTCCCAGAGCTGGCTTAAGTGATCCTGTGACTTGCACCCCAGGGCAGGTTCGGCCAGGGCTTTCAGGCGTCTGGTCAGAGAGGGCTGGGCGGGGCTGGAGTGAAGGCGTGCCTGAGGGGCAGCAGTGGCTAGGAGAATAAGAATGTCCTGGAGTTTGCACAAACTGCTTGGGGGCAGTTCAGTGGGCACACAGATTGTAAACtgactacctgggttcaaattctggttctgttACTTGCCAGCTGTGTCTTTGGGCAGCTGCTCTGTGCATCTGTTTCCacgtctgtaaaatgaagataataataatatgtttCTCAGAGGCTTGTGGTGAAGACTAAGTGAGTGAATAAACGCACAGCTCCTAGAACGATGCCAGGCACACACAGAGCCCTGGCGTCATCCACCCTCTCATTTTACCTCCTGACAGCTCCGCAAGGCTGCAGGGCGAGGCGCCCATTTTATAAGTAGGGGATGGAGGCATGCAGAAGTGGAGTTCCGTATCTTTGGGGGTGAACATAGGCTCTGTGGCAGTGGGAGGACCTGGTTGGGAAGGAGAGGTAGGATTTtggtaagaagaaagaaaaatggaggagcATTCAAGGAGAGATGAGGGAGCAATATCAATGGCCTTTCAGCCACTGGGTGGGAGGCTCCTGGCTGGGGGGCTCTGCCCTGGGCAGAGCAGCGCTTGCATGCCTATTACGCCCAGAAATGAGAGCGTTTGGAAGAGAAGCTGCTTCAATGACAAGAAGGCCTTTGGCTGGAGGCAAGGCCGGAGCACAGAAGCCACAGGGGAGATTTCCTCCTTTCATCTGAGCTGCCACATCCACTTGTGGCCTGGCAGCCGGTGCTCCAGGGCACGGGGTCAGGCTCCCTGCTGGGTAGGAGCACCTGCTGCTCCAGCTGGCATGGCCTGCCAACTTGTGTGATCAACAGACACCCCTAGGGCGACTGCAGCCAGCAGAGGgactctgggaggaggagggtggccAGGAGGTGAACCGATAGGAGTGCAGAGAACACTCTAGGGGAGGTTTGCCACCTCCCTACTGGACTGCAGGTGTCCTTAGGGCGGGTTCATTCTCTACCAAATTCAGTGGTGTTCCCCCGGCACCTgacgcagtgcctggcacaaggtgGGCACAGGTAACTATCTCTTgatggaaagaataaatgaagcccACTTTACCTGGGGGGGGGACACCGGTGCTGCCCAGCGTGGGATGATTTGCGGAGCGCTGGGAGGACTCCCCCTCCAGAAACATTTCCCCCACTGACTCCAGGAATCACATCATTAGCTTGTGGGGTCTCCATTCCTCTCCTAGCAGGCCACTTTCACAATGCAAATGCCCTGGGGCAGGGCATCACCAGAGTGACTAGCAGTCCTTGGGAGAAGATGAGTGGGACAGGAGCAGGTGGGAGGCCCccgtgggggcaggagggagaggctgagatgAGAAGGGCCCCACCTGAGTCTGGAGTCGGGGTTACTTGGTGCTACCCCTCTGATGCACCTTAAAAACCTGGCAGCCAGGCCTCCAGGTGCAGGAACCCAGGTAGGACCCTGGCCCAGGCACACTTCTGAGCTGGCCGACCTCTGAGGAGAATGGTGCATTGGCAGGCTTCCCCCGTTGACGGCTGCCTGTCTTCCCATGCTGTCTCCACTGCGCAGCCCACTCCTGCACAGCCAGGGCCCCGGGCTGGGGCTGAGCAAGCCCTCTCCCAACACTTCAAGGGCAGAATGTCTGAGCCGGAAGGGACCTCAGCAGCCCTCTCACCTGAGTCCTTACTTCCCACTGAAGGAAACTCAGGCCAAGTCAATTTTTTAATCCCTCTCAgatgtatttacattttattagaaTTTGTTTACAGTTGTGCTTAATGCAAAGGAACAAATCACTG of Equus quagga isolate Etosha38 chromosome 3, UCLA_HA_Equagga_1.0, whole genome shotgun sequence contains these proteins:
- the DOK2 gene encoding docking protein 2 isoform X3 — translated: MKHFCFVPLSWSLLSPLLPVSRSLGGCLSAPCLPYTWAQKWRRFGAVLYGGSGCALARLELQEGSEKLRRGEAARRVIRLSDCLRVAEAGGEASSPRDTSAFFLETKERLYLLAAPAAERGEWMQAICLLAFPGQRKELSGPEGKGSQPCMEENELYSSATTVAPRKEFAVTMRPTEASERCRLRGSYTLRAGESALELWGGPEPGTQLYDWPYRFLRRFGRDKVTFSFEAGRRCSSGEGNFEFETRQGNEIFLALEEAISAQKNAAPPGLQTQPTTVPMVLPQPESPYSRPHDSLPPPSPTVPLPAPQPRGPEGEYAVPFDAVARNLGKSLRGILAVPPQPPVDPLYDSIEEHPPPQPDHIYDEPEGVAALSLYDSPRAPRGKAWRRQAQADGDPSGLKHVYPGGQDFSSSGWPQGTEYDNVILKKGPK
- the DOK2 gene encoding docking protein 2 isoform X1, producing the protein MGFKGAARSGGQAGGRGRCRCSLAWRGFLEGDRDLSPPRTRTWWSPVSRVYFPLALATLAAHPRPHDCCSTTRSRDLPTRPLPMAPLRMLAFFTFQNAAAGPRIDELPLLDNAGSCFPLDSTLASNQGPQKWRRFGAVLYGGSGCALARLELQEGSEKLRRGEAARRVIRLSDCLRVAEAGGEASSPRDTSAFFLETKERLYLLAAPAAERGEWMQAICLLAFPGQRKELSGPEGKGSQPCMEENELYSSATTVAPRKEFAVTMRPTEASERCRLRGSYTLRAGESALELWGGPEPGTQLYDWPYRFLRRFGRDKVTFSFEAGRRCSSGEGNFEFETRQGNEIFLALEEAISAQKNAAPPGLQTQPTTVPMVLPQPESPYSRPHDSLPPPSPTVPLPAPQPRGPEGEYAVPFDAVARNLGKSLRGILAVPPQPPVDPLYDSIEEHPPPQPDHIYDEPEGVAALSLYDSPRAPRGKAWRRQAQADGDPSGLKHVYPGGQDFSSSGWPQGTEYDNVILKKGPK
- the DOK2 gene encoding docking protein 2 isoform X2, giving the protein MNLREGGTHGREERRRAGGAGESCGAGRDGERMGEAAVKQGCLFLQQQQTFGKKWRRFGAVLYGGSGCALARLELQEGSEKLRRGEAARRVIRLSDCLRVAEAGGEASSPRDTSAFFLETKERLYLLAAPAAERGEWMQAICLLAFPGQRKELSGPEGKGSQPCMEENELYSSATTVAPRKEFAVTMRPTEASERCRLRGSYTLRAGESALELWGGPEPGTQLYDWPYRFLRRFGRDKVTFSFEAGRRCSSGEGNFEFETRQGNEIFLALEEAISAQKNAAPPGLQTQPTTVPMVLPQPESPYSRPHDSLPPPSPTVPLPAPQPRGPEGEYAVPFDAVARNLGKSLRGILAVPPQPPVDPLYDSIEEHPPPQPDHIYDEPEGVAALSLYDSPRAPRGKAWRRQAQADGDPSGLKHVYPGGQDFSSSGWPQGTEYDNVILKKGPK